In Nocardioides sp. JS614, the sequence CTGACCGACGGCGACGCCGTCGACGCGCTGGTCGCGCAGGTGCTGGCCGAGCACGGCGTCGTCGACTACCTGGTCAACAACGCCGGCCGGTCGATCCGGCGGTCACTGGACCTCACCCAGGACCGGTTCCACGACTTCGAGCGCACGATGGCGATCAACTACTTCGGACCCGTGCGCCTCACGATGGGCCTCCTGCCGGCGATGCGCGAGCAGGGCTTCGGACACGTCGTCAACGTGCTCAGCTGGGGCGTGCAGATGAAGGCACCGAAGTTCAGCGCCTACCTCGCCTCGAAGACCGCGCTCGACACGTGGAGCCGGATCGCGGGTCGGGAGACGTACGGCGACGGGGTCACCTTCACCAACATCCGGTTCTCGCTGGTGCGTACCGCGATGTCCGCGCCGACCGAGGCGTACGCCGGGCGCGGCGCCAGCCCCGAGCAGGCCGCCGCGCGGGTGCTGCGCGCGCTGGAGGACCGGCCGGTGACGCTGAACACCCGCGCCGGGGACGTGGGCGAGCTGCTCAACATCCTCGCGCCCCGCCTCAGCGACTGGCTCTACCACCGCTTCGACGCGGTGTTCCCCGACTCCAAGGCCGCCCGCGGCGACTGACGCGACTGCTGTAACGCCGTGTTACCCCTTCCTCCCACCGTGCTGCAGCACGGTCGGTAGGACCGGTAACCGGGCGTTACAGCAAGAAGGGGGCCGGGCGCTCACCCCCGGTTCGGGCCCACGACGCTGAGCTGCACCCCGGCCGGGTCGGCGAGCACGGCCAGCCGGCCGTACGGCGTGTCGTGCGGGCCGCTGTCCGGGAGCAGGCTGCCGCCGAGCTCGACGGCGCGGGCGACGGTGGCGTCGGCGTCCGCGACCTGCACGTAGAACACCCAGGTCGACGGCGCCCCGTCGAAGTGTCCGGTGGCGTCCATGATGCCGGCGAGCGCGTCGTCGTCCCTGCCGAGCGTCGTGTACCGGAACTCCGGGGTGTCGCTCATCTGGTGTGTGGACCAGCCGAACACGTCGCGGTAGAAGGCGACCGCCGCCGGGTAGTCGGTCGTGTGCAGCTCGAACCAGGACGGCGCGCCCACCTCGGCGCGGACGGCGGTGCCCTCGAACGCCAGCGGCTGCCAGACGCCGACCGCGGCCCCGGAGGGGTCGGCGACGACCGCCATGTGGCCGAGGTCGCCCACCTGCATCGGCTCGACGACGACCTGGCCGCCGTGCTGCCGGGCCGAGGCGACCGTGGCCGCGACGTCGGTGCTGCGCAGGTACACCGACCACGTGTCGGGCAGGCCCACCTCGTTGCGCATCAGCCCGGCGACGGGCGCGCCGTCGCGCAGGAACTGCGCGTAGCCGCCGTACTCCGGGCCGCTGCCTTGGACCGTCCAGCCGAACAGCTCGCCGTAGAAGGTGCGGGCGGTGTCGGTGTCGGCCGCGAACAGCTCGATCCAGGTCGGTGCTCCGGGGACGTTGCTCATCGTGGGCTCCTCATGGTCGTGGCGGGCGGGTGCTCACGAGTCCGACCGGGCCGGGCCGGCGTTCTCATCGGCCCGCTCGACGAACGTGATGGAACGCATCGGTGTCCCCTGCGGACAGCCGGCTCCAGGTCAGCTGGCCTTGCGGGCCGGTGCCTTCTTGGCGGCCTTCTTGGCGGGTGCCTTCGTGGCGGCCTTCGTGGCCGCCGACTTCTTGGCGGCGGTCTTCTTCGCGGGTGCCCTCTTTGCCGCCGACTTCTTGGCGGCGGTCTTCTTCGTGGGCTCGGTCTGGTCCTCGGCCTCCTCCTCGGAGTCGTCCCGGGGACCGGCCGCGGTCTCCTCGCCGCGGGCGGACTTCGCGGCGTCCACCGAGCGCTGCAGCGCGGCGAGCAGGTCGACGACCTCGCCGGAGGACTTGGTCGACGTCGGTGTGCGCTTGACCTCGCCGCCCTCGACCTTGGCCTTCACCAGCGCCTCGACCGCCTCGGCATAGTCGTCCTCGAACTCCGCCGGGTCGAAGTCCCCGGCCAGCGTCTCGACCAGCATGTTCGCCATCTTGACCTCGGCCGGCTTGACCTCGCCGGCGTCCACCACGAAGTCCGGGGTGCGGATCTCGTCGGGCCACATCATGGTCTGCAGCACGATCACCTGTCCGTTGTCGGCGTCCTTCACCCGCAGCACGCCGACCGTGGTGCGCTGGCGGAGCGCGACCGTGACGACCGCCATCCGGTCGGCGTCGAGCAGCGCCTGGCGCAGCAGCGCGTAGGGCTTGGCGCCGGACTTCTCCGGCTCGAGGTAGTAGGACTTCTCGAACAGCATCGGGTCGATCTGCTCGGACGGCACGAACTTCTCGACCGCGATCTCGCGCGACGACGTCGACGGCAGCTCGGCCATGTCGTCGTCGGTGAGGACCACCATCTCGCCGTCCTCGGTCTCGTAGCCCTTGGCGATGTCGGCGTAGGCGACCTCCTCGCCGTCCAGCGAGCACACCCGCTGGTACTTGATCCGCCCGCCGTCCTTGGCATGCACCTGCCGGAACGAGACGTCGTGGGACTCCGTCGCGGCGTACAGCTTCACGGGCACGCTGACGAGCCCGAACGACACCGCGCCCTTCCAGATCGCACGCATCCGCATCCTCCTCCAAGGGGTGGTGCCCAGTGTGACTCATGTGAACACCCGCAGTCATCGGTGCGCAGTCGACGGTCCGGCAGGATGGAGTCCATGCGCCCGATGCTCGCCACCCATGGTCGGCAGGTCCCGACGGGGGAGGCCTGGGCGCACGAGGTGAAGTGGGACGGGGTCCGCGCGCTGACCGAGGTGCGCGACGGCGCGCTGCGGATGACCAGCCGCAACGAGAACGCGATCACGATCGCCTGGCCCGAGCTCGCGACCAGCCCGCTGGGTGATCGCGACCTGCTCGTGGATGGCGAGATCATCGCGCTCAACGAGCGCGGGCTGCCGGACTTCCGCACCCTCCAGGACCGGATGCACGTGCGCAAGGCGGCCACGGCGGCCCGGCTCTCGCGGGAGGTGCCCGCGACCTACATGGTCTTCGACGTGCTCCGGATCGACGGTCGCGACCTGACCGGCGAGCCGCTCGACGTACGCCGGGAGCTGCTCGCCGGCCTCGGCCTGGACGGCACCTGGCAGGTGCCGGGCTCCTACGACGACGGGCCGATGCTGTTCGAGGCCACCCTCCAGCAGGGCTTCGAGGGCATCGTCAGCAAGCGCCGCAGCTCCCGCTACGCCTTCGGCGAGCGTTCGCCGCACTGGCTGAAGTTCGCGCACCGGCACCGGGTCTCCTACGTGGTGGGCGGGTGGCGCCCCCAGGAGGGCACCGCCGACCGGCTCGCCTCGCTGCTCGTGGGGGAGCCGACCGCCGACGGGCTGCTCTACCGTGGCCGGGTGGGCAGCGGGATCGGGCCGAAGCAGGGGCGTGCGCTGGCCGAGCTGGTGGCCCGGCTCGGCCGCCCCGCCAGCCCGTTCGCCGACGAGGTGCCGCGCGCCGACGCGCAGGGCACCCGCTGGCTGGAGCCGGTCCTGGTCGTGGACATCGACACCCACGGTCGTGGGTACCAGCGCCTGCGCCAGCCCTCGTTCCAGGGGGTTCGCTCCGACCTCACCCCGGAGGACCTGTGCTCCACCTGATGGCCCGTTCACTCCTGATGTCCGTCGGCACGCCCTTCGTTCTCGCGGTCGCGCTGGCCGCGACCGTGCTCGTCGCGCCGCCTCCGGCGCAGGCGGCGCGCGACCACGTCCGCCTCGACGGCGTCGACGTCCGCCTGCGCCCGGGCACCACCCAGGTCGTCACCGTCAACCACACCCGGGGCTACCGGGCCCGGGTGACCTGGTGGGTGCGGACCGGCGAGGGCTGGCAGAAGCGGATGCGGGCCACCGACGGCCGGATCGGGTACGGCGGGCTGGTCGTCGGCCGGCACCGCAGGCAGGGCACCGGCACGACTCCGCTGGGCACCTACGACCTGCCCTCGGCGTTCGGCACGCACCGCGCGCGGCCGGGCTGGGACCTCGACTACCGCAAGATCCGGAAGGGCGACTTCTGGGTGCAGGACAACGCGTCGGACCACTACAACCGGTACCGCAACAAGCGCCAGGGCGGCTTCCGCTGGTGGCTGCCGGCCGGCGACCCGAACTCCTCCGAGCGGCTCTCCGACTACCCCGTCCAGTACGAGTGGTCGATCGTCACCGGTTTCAACGGCCGCCAGGTCCGCCACCGCGGGTCCGGGATCTTCTTGCACGTCAACGGCTCGGGCGCGACGGCCGGCTGCGTGAGCGCACCGCGCTGGTTCATCAAGTCGCTGATGGACCGCCTCGACCCGGACCGGAAGCCCGTGATCGCGATCGGCCGCTGATGGCGCAGCCCGAGAAGGAGGAGGTCCGGGTCCAGGTGGACGGCCGGACCCTCACCATCAGCAACCTGTACAAGGTGCTCTACCCCCGCACCGGCACCACGAAGGGGGAGGTCCTCAACTACTACGCCCAGGTCGCGCCGACGCTGCTGCCGCACCTCGCGGGGCGCTGCGTCACCCGGATCCGATGGCCGCACGGCGTGCACGAGGGCAGCTTCTTCGAGAAGAACGCCCCAGCCGGCACCCCGTCGTGGGTGCGGACCGCCGAGGTCCCCACGACCGGCAGCCGCGCCCAGTCCAGCTCCGATACCTTGGTCTTCCCGATCATCGAGGACCTGGCGACCCTCACCTGGCTGGTCAACCTCGCGGCCCTCGAGCTGCACGTGCACCAGTGGACCGTCGACCGCAGCGGCCGCCCGCGGGGCGCGGACCGGGTCGTCGTCGACCTCGACCCGGGGGAGCCGGCCGGCCTGCACGAGTGCTGCCGGGTCGCCCTGATGGTGCGCGACCGGCTCGCCGAGCGCGGGCTGGCGGCCAAGCCGGTCACCAGCGGCAGCAAGGGCCTGCACCTGTACGCCGACCTGCCGGAGCGGGTGCCGTCCGAGGACTCCTCGGCGCTGGCCAAGGCGGTCGCCGAGGAGCTCCAGGGGGAGCACCCGGCGCTGGTGACCGCGACCATGACCAAGGCCCGGCGCGCGGGGAAGGTGTTCCTGGACTGGTCGCAGAACGCCGGCTCGAAGACCACCGTCTCGCCGTACTCCCTGCGGGGGCGAGAGCTGCCCACGGTCGCGACGCCGCTCGCCTGGGCCGAGGTCGAGGCGGGCGCCCAGGACCCGATGGCGCTGCGCCAGTTCCGCTTCGACGAGGTGCTCGAGCGCGTCCAGGAGCACGGCGACCTGTTCGCCGGC encodes:
- the ku gene encoding non-homologous end joining protein Ku, which produces MRAIWKGAVSFGLVSVPVKLYAATESHDVSFRQVHAKDGGRIKYQRVCSLDGEEVAYADIAKGYETEDGEMVVLTDDDMAELPSTSSREIAVEKFVPSEQIDPMLFEKSYYLEPEKSGAKPYALLRQALLDADRMAVVTVALRQRTTVGVLRVKDADNGQVIVLQTMMWPDEIRTPDFVVDAGEVKPAEVKMANMLVETLAGDFDPAEFEDDYAEAVEALVKAKVEGGEVKRTPTSTKSSGEVVDLLAALQRSVDAAKSARGEETAAGPRDDSEEEAEDQTEPTKKTAAKKSAAKRAPAKKTAAKKSAATKAATKAPAKKAAKKAPARKAS
- the ligD gene encoding non-homologous end-joining DNA ligase, producing the protein MRPMLATHGRQVPTGEAWAHEVKWDGVRALTEVRDGALRMTSRNENAITIAWPELATSPLGDRDLLVDGEIIALNERGLPDFRTLQDRMHVRKAATAARLSREVPATYMVFDVLRIDGRDLTGEPLDVRRELLAGLGLDGTWQVPGSYDDGPMLFEATLQQGFEGIVSKRRSSRYAFGERSPHWLKFAHRHRVSYVVGGWRPQEGTADRLASLLVGEPTADGLLYRGRVGSGIGPKQGRALAELVARLGRPASPFADEVPRADAQGTRWLEPVLVVDIDTHGRGYQRLRQPSFQGVRSDLTPEDLCST
- a CDS encoding L,D-transpeptidase family protein codes for the protein MARSLLMSVGTPFVLAVALAATVLVAPPPAQAARDHVRLDGVDVRLRPGTTQVVTVNHTRGYRARVTWWVRTGEGWQKRMRATDGRIGYGGLVVGRHRRQGTGTTPLGTYDLPSAFGTHRARPGWDLDYRKIRKGDFWVQDNASDHYNRYRNKRQGGFRWWLPAGDPNSSERLSDYPVQYEWSIVTGFNGRQVRHRGSGIFLHVNGSGATAGCVSAPRWFIKSLMDRLDPDRKPVIAIGR
- a CDS encoding VOC family protein; amino-acid sequence: MSNVPGAPTWIELFAADTDTARTFYGELFGWTVQGSGPEYGGYAQFLRDGAPVAGLMRNEVGLPDTWSVYLRSTDVAATVASARQHGGQVVVEPMQVGDLGHMAVVADPSGAAVGVWQPLAFEGTAVRAEVGAPSWFELHTTDYPAAVAFYRDVFGWSTHQMSDTPEFRYTTLGRDDDALAGIMDATGHFDGAPSTWVFYVQVADADATVARAVELGGSLLPDSGPHDTPYGRLAVLADPAGVQLSVVGPNRG
- a CDS encoding SDR family NAD(P)-dependent oxidoreductase; protein product: MGLLLATPRARAARALRRLVHDPASPLAGRTVLVTGASSGIGEATAREVARAGATVLLVARRAEELERVRQEIEEAGGRASAYPCDLTDGDAVDALVAQVLAEHGVVDYLVNNAGRSIRRSLDLTQDRFHDFERTMAINYFGPVRLTMGLLPAMREQGFGHVVNVLSWGVQMKAPKFSAYLASKTALDTWSRIAGRETYGDGVTFTNIRFSLVRTAMSAPTEAYAGRGASPEQAAARVLRALEDRPVTLNTRAGDVGELLNILAPRLSDWLYHRFDAVFPDSKAARGD
- the ligD gene encoding non-homologous end-joining DNA ligase; the encoded protein is MAQPEKEEVRVQVDGRTLTISNLYKVLYPRTGTTKGEVLNYYAQVAPTLLPHLAGRCVTRIRWPHGVHEGSFFEKNAPAGTPSWVRTAEVPTTGSRAQSSSDTLVFPIIEDLATLTWLVNLAALELHVHQWTVDRSGRPRGADRVVVDLDPGEPAGLHECCRVALMVRDRLAERGLAAKPVTSGSKGLHLYADLPERVPSEDSSALAKAVAEELQGEHPALVTATMTKARRAGKVFLDWSQNAGSKTTVSPYSLRGRELPTVATPLAWAEVEAGAQDPMALRQFRFDEVLERVQEHGDLFAGPR